Proteins from one Cyprinus carpio isolate SPL01 chromosome B15, ASM1834038v1, whole genome shotgun sequence genomic window:
- the LOC109103823 gene encoding fukutin-related protein gives MRISFCQALLTGAIILNLLILYYVSRAQQQMMEKRREQSKGLKKASLPVAGLGAMGNLVGGSIVGGAKMGGLEGNMRGPRVTILVLEFEDFENYAGDVARSFLRQRPELPFLAVAESPPYPPLALPEGARLLVLSPSPDQPPQTHRPEFNVQTEFVLLVPDGVELDHGRQIERLIRELEGEGGGPVRLVAAPVLTRSAVQCLHLRVNLREWTATYTSAASGSSGSVCTALQGDAVVLIRTEDLFNLSVPLGRPLMSSLFVQTSLRGWKVKLLEGPSFSASHRPLFSSAHNQWKADSRLKDATSHLMRSFGMKRVVLPDGRDQWFGCSKETPRCFGTVRDDTPEYLYLERWTPPCCLRALRETTKYVINILESSGVRYWLEGGSLLGAARHQDIIPWDYDVDFGIYLEDIPNCDYLKNLDSGSLVDANGYVWERAVEGDFYRVQYSEANHLHVDLWPFYPCNGVMTRDTWTEHKQDVEFSEHFLQPLVPMQFAGITAYGPNNHRAFLELKFGEGVIENPQYPNPAKKRLDRSRTLGS, from the coding sequence ATGCGTATCAGTTTTTGCCAGGCCCTGTTAACAGGAGCAATAATTTTGAATTTGCTCATCCTATATTATGTCTCACGGGCCCAGCAGCAGATGATGGAGAAGCGTCGGGAACAAAGTAAAGGCTTAAAGAAAGCCTCTTTGCCTGTGGCAGGACTGGGAGCTATGGGTAACCTGGTAGGTGGAAGCATTGTTGGAGGTGCCAAAATGGGAGGCCTTGAGGGCAACATGCGTGGTCCACGCGTCACGATCCTCGTTCTTGAATTTGAAGACTTTGAAAACTACGCTGGTGATGTTGCACGCTCCTTTTTGCGCCAGAGACCAGAGTTGCCCTTCCTCGCTGTAGCCGAAAGTCCACCGTACCCTCCTCTGGCTCTTCCAGAGGGAGCCCGGCTCCTGGTGTTGTCGCCGAGCCCTGACCAGCCTCCACAAACTCACCGTCCCGAGTTCAATGTGCAGACGGAGTTTGTTTTGTTAGTTCCAGATGGCGTCGAGCTGGACCACGGCCGACAAATCGAGCGTCTCATTCGGGAGCTGGAAGGGGAAGGTGGTGGGCCGGTCCGACTTGTTGCCGCCCCTGTGCTGACCCGCTCGGCGGTGCAGTGCCTGCACCTTCGGGTGAATCTGAGGGAATGGACCGCGACCTACACCTCTGCGGCCTCAGGGAGCAGCGGCAGTGTCTGCACAGCCCTGCAGGGAGACGCTGTGGTTCTTATCCGCACCGAGGACCTCTTCAATCTCTCGGTTCCCTTAGGGCGCCCCCTCATGTCTTCCTTGTTTGTCCAAACTTCTCTGCGCGGCTGGAAGGTCAAGCTCCTGGAGGGACCTTCGTTCTCTGCAAGTCATCGCCCACTGTTTAGCTCAGCGCACAACCAGTGGAAGGCGGACAGTCGCCTGAAAGACGCCACCAGTCACCTCATGCGTAGCTTCGGGATGAAGCGCGTGGTGCTGCCTGATGGTCGCGATCAGTGGTTTGGCTGCAGTAAAGAGACTCCACGATGTTTCGGCACAGTGCGTGACGATACACCAGAATACCTCTACCTAGAGCGCTGGACTCCTCCTTGCTGTTTGCGCGCCCTACGAGAGACCACTAAGTATGTTATCAATATCTTGGAAAGTTCTGGTGTGCGTTACTGGCTGGAAGGGGGTTCCTTGTTGGGAGCTGCTCGACACCAGGATATAATCCCATGGGACTACGACGTGGATTTTGGCATCTATTTGGAGGACATTCCGAATTGCGATTACCTAAAGAACCTGGACTCCGGCTCACTGGTGGATGCTAACGGCTACGTGTGGGAGCGAGCGGTCGAGGGCGACTTCTATCGTGTGCAGTATAGTGAAGCAAACCATTTGCATGTGGACTTGTGGCCCTTCTACCCTTGCAATGGAGTTATGACCAGGGACACTTGGACTGAGCACAAACAAGACGTGGAGTTCTCAGAGCATTTTTTGCAACCCCTGGTACCAATGCAGTTTGCCGGCATCACCGCTTATGGCCCGAACAACCACCGTGCCTTCTTGGAACTCAAGTTTGGGGAAGGAGTTATTGAGAACCCCCAGTATCCGAACCCTGCCAAGAAAAGACTGGACAGGAGTCGCACGTTAGGATCGTAG
- the LOC109104268 gene encoding neutral amino acid transporter B(0)-like, producing MAEEKISIEDVKTSNGEAHQDDPTIANGLGDHKRSEPASTGQKLKRFVMANLLVILTVSAVIVGVFIGLGVRSAGLSRTQILHFGFPGELLIRLLKMIIIPLVVCSLVSGAASLDPKALGKLGGWAMLFFLVTTLIASAIGVIMAFIIQPGSSDGKKISNLNQDDTQVPEAKEVIDSFLDLIRNIFPSNLVSAAFKSYATGYKNKTFIISTNLTTVEKIPNGEEVDGMNILGLIVFAMAFGVALRKLGEEGEILIKFFNSFNEATMVLVSWIMWYAPLGIMFLVAGKIVEMEDVGLLFASLGKYIACCVIGHAVHGLLVLPLIYFMITRKNPYTFLLGLVTALATAFGTSSSSATLPLMMKCVEENNGVSKHISRFILPIGATVNMDGAACFQCVAAVFIAQLNGISLDFVQVITILVTATASSVGAAGIPAGGVLTLAIILESIGLPTTDLSLILAVDWLVDRTCTVINVEGDAYGAGLLQYFVDRTSSKEGVELNKVRVEDKDPASKPESSPLIEKQGNLELEELAGQKSCEEYSVM from the exons ATGGCAGAAGAAAAGATCTCAATAGAAGATGTAAAGACGTCCAACGGTGAAGCGCACCAGGACGACCCGACCATCGCCAACGGCTTGGGCGATCACAAGAGGAGCGAGCCGGCGAGCACAGGGCAGAAGCTGAAACGCTTCGTCATGGCCAATCTGCTGGTCATCCTGACGGTGTCCGCGGTCATCGTCGGCGTGTTCATCGGGCTCGGAGTGCGAAGCGCCGGGTTGAGCCGCACGCAGATCCTTCACTTCGGATTCCCCGGTGAGCTCCTCATCCGCCTGCTCAAGATGATCATCATCCCTCTGGTGGTCTGCAGTCTGGTGTCAGGGGCTGCCAGCCTCGACCCCAAAGCCCTGGGCAAGCTGGGCGGCTGGGCGATGCTCTTCTTTCTGGTGACCACTCTGATCGCGTCTGCCATCGGCGTTATTATGGCGTTCATCATACAGCCTGGCTCCAGCGACGGGAAAAAAATATCCAACCTCAACCAGGATGACACGCAGGTTCCTGAAGCCAAAGAAGTCATCGATTCGTTTTTAGACTTGATAAG AAACATCTTCCCTTCGAACCTGGTATCAGCTGCCTTTAAGTCG TATGCCACTGGTTACAAGAATAAAACTTTTATCATCTCGACCAACTTGACCACTGTGGAAAAG ATTCCAAATGGCGAAGAAGTGGATGGAATGAACATCCTGGGTCTCATCGTTTTTGCTATGGCGTTTGGTGTGGCCTTGAGGAAACTTGGAGAGGAAGGAGAGATCCTTATCAAGTTCTTCAACTCTTTCAATGAGGCCACCATGGTGTTGGTCTCCTGGATCATGTG GTATGCACCCCTGGGTATTATGTTCCTGGTTGCTGGTAAGATTGTAGAAATGGAGGATGTTGGCTTGCTGTTTGCTAGCCTGGGGAAGTACATCGCCTGCTGCGTCATTGGCCATGCCGTCCATGGTCTCCTCGTCCTTCCGCTCATTTACTTCATGATTACACGGAAGAACCCATACACTTTCTTGCTGGGATTGGTCACTGCTTTGGCCACTGCCTTTGGAACGTCCTCTAG CTCTGCCACGTTGCCCCTGATGATGAAATGTGTGGAGGAGAACAACGGTGTGTCCAAGCACATCAGCCGCTTCATCCTGCCCATCGGAGCGACTGTGAACATGGATGGAGCCGCCTGCTTCCAGTGCGTAGCTGCGGTGTTCATCGCTCAGCTGAACGGAATCTCGCTGGACTTCGTCCAGGTCATCACCATCCT CGTGACTGCGACAGCGTCTAGCGTGGGTGCTGCTGGCATCCCTGCTGGAGGGGTGCTGACACTGGCCATCATTTTGGAGTCAATAGGCCTGCCCACCACCGATCTGTCCCTCATCTTGGCTGTGGATTGGCTTGT CGATCGCACTTGCACCGTCATCAATGTTGAAGGTGACGCCTACGGAGCAGGTCTTCTGCAGTATTTTGTGGACCGCACTTCCAGTAAAGAAGGGGTGGAGCTAAATAAAGTGCGAGTGGAGGACAAAGACCCCGCCTCCAAGCCAGAAAGTTCTCCTCTCATCGAGAAACAGGGAAACCTTGAATTGGAAGAGCTCGCTGGACAGAAATCCTGTGAAGAGTATTCCGTCATGTAG